A window from Bordetella petrii encodes these proteins:
- a CDS encoding GntR family transcriptional regulator: MNQVPPIKTRATEAAYDAIEQMIATLKLEPNQPIVESDLVQLTGLGRTPIREALMRLVASGLIEQQPRRGLRVSEIRIAEHLILIETRRVLERLIAMSSARRATPEQRAQLLQHAHEMVAAAGRGDLAGYMQADQALDRVNHEASRNPYAVQAIVPMIIQCRRFWYAFQHEGDLERGAQCHLMEAEGIHANDPERAMAGADALMRYLMEFTHTVIEG, encoded by the coding sequence ATGAACCAAGTTCCCCCTATCAAGACACGCGCGACCGAAGCCGCCTACGACGCGATCGAGCAGATGATCGCCACGCTCAAGCTCGAGCCCAACCAGCCCATTGTGGAAAGCGACCTGGTCCAGCTCACCGGCCTGGGCCGTACGCCCATCCGCGAGGCGCTGATGCGCCTGGTGGCCAGCGGCCTGATCGAGCAGCAGCCGCGCCGGGGCCTGCGCGTCAGCGAGATCCGTATCGCGGAACACCTGATCCTGATCGAAACCCGCCGGGTGCTGGAACGCCTGATCGCCATGTCATCGGCGCGCCGCGCCACGCCCGAGCAGCGCGCCCAGCTGCTGCAGCACGCGCACGAGATGGTGGCCGCGGCCGGGCGCGGCGACCTGGCCGGCTACATGCAGGCCGACCAGGCGCTGGACCGCGTCAACCACGAAGCCAGCCGCAACCCCTACGCGGTGCAGGCCATCGTTCCCATGATCATCCAGTGCCGGCGCTTCTGGTATGCCTTCCAGCACGAAGGCGACCTCGAGCGCGGCGCCCAGTGCCACCTGATGGAGGCCGAAGGCATCCACGCCAACGACCCCGAGCGCGCCATGGCCGGCGCCGACGCCCTGATGCGCTATCTGATGGAATTCACCCACACCGTCATCGAAGGATAA
- a CDS encoding DMT family transporter, with product MSPGLLYLLASVAFSVTVAVLLKLARRHDIDVRQAIAANYAVTAALSWLVLRPSGAQLASAGQAWGMLLALGVLLPSGFMAMAQSVRHAGIVRSDAAQRLSLFLPLLAAFLLFGESITARKAGAIALAFTALFCVLRRRAPAGSQAAGPHAWLWPLGVWAAYGLVDILFKQMARAGAAFPGALLIAFVLAGGFMAAYLLLRRTAWQPRHLLAGVALGAANFGNIVTYIRAHQALPDNPALVFSAMNMGVIALGTVVGALAFREPLSRLNLLGLVLAVAAILLMMP from the coding sequence CTGAGCCCCGGCCTGCTGTACCTGCTGGCCAGCGTGGCCTTCAGCGTCACGGTCGCGGTGCTGCTGAAGCTGGCGCGCCGCCACGACATCGACGTGCGGCAGGCCATCGCCGCCAACTACGCGGTCACCGCGGCGCTGAGCTGGCTGGTGCTGCGGCCCTCAGGCGCCCAGCTGGCGTCGGCCGGCCAGGCCTGGGGCATGCTGCTGGCGCTGGGCGTGCTGCTGCCCAGCGGCTTCATGGCCATGGCGCAGTCGGTGCGGCACGCCGGCATCGTGCGCAGCGACGCGGCGCAGCGGTTGTCGCTGTTCCTGCCCCTGCTGGCGGCCTTTCTGCTGTTCGGCGAATCGATCACCGCGCGCAAGGCGGGCGCCATCGCGCTGGCTTTCACGGCCCTGTTCTGCGTGCTGCGCCGGCGCGCTCCGGCCGGCAGCCAGGCCGCCGGCCCGCATGCCTGGCTGTGGCCGCTGGGCGTCTGGGCCGCCTATGGCCTGGTCGACATTCTGTTCAAGCAGATGGCCAGAGCCGGCGCCGCGTTCCCGGGCGCGCTGCTGATCGCCTTCGTCCTGGCCGGCGGGTTCATGGCCGCCTACCTGCTGCTGCGGCGCACGGCCTGGCAGCCGCGCCACCTGCTGGCCGGCGTGGCGCTGGGCGCGGCGAACTTCGGCAACATCGTCACCTACATCCGCGCCCACCAGGCCCTGCCGGACAATCCGGCGCTGGTGTTTTCGGCCATGAACATGGGGGTCATCGCGCTGGGCACGGTGGTGGGCGCCCTGGCGTTCCGCGAGCCGCTCAGCCGGTTGAACCTGCTGGGGCTGGTGCTGGCGGTGGCGGCGATCCTGCTGATGATGCCTTGA
- the bioB gene encoding biotin synthase BioB, whose protein sequence is MHTSTIPVSDIARPVAPAAGAWQADDILALYELPFMDLLYRAQQVHRQHFDASAIQLSSLLSIKTGGCPEDCAYCPQSAHYDTGLAADKLMPLDDVLRAARAAQAGGAQRFCMGAAWRSPKPHHLDAVAEMIRAVKALGLETCVTLGMLRDGQAEQLKQAGLDYYNHNLDTSPEFYGSIISTRTYQDRLDTLERVRDAGLNVCCGGIVGMGESRRERAGLIAQLASLDPYPESVPINNLVQVEGTPLAGTEALDPFEFVRTIAVARIAMPLARVRLSAGRETMSDTLQALCFLAGANSLFCGDVLLTTGNPQVEADQRLLARLGMHAEGALPPPPEAAPTWSR, encoded by the coding sequence ATGCACACCTCGACCATTCCCGTTTCCGACATTGCCAGGCCTGTCGCGCCCGCGGCCGGCGCCTGGCAGGCGGACGACATCCTGGCGCTTTATGAGCTGCCCTTCATGGATCTGCTGTACCGCGCCCAGCAGGTCCACCGGCAGCACTTCGACGCGAGCGCGATCCAGCTGTCGAGCCTGCTGTCCATCAAGACTGGCGGCTGCCCCGAAGACTGCGCGTACTGCCCGCAGTCGGCCCATTACGACACCGGCCTGGCGGCCGACAAGCTGATGCCGCTGGACGACGTGCTGCGGGCCGCCCGCGCCGCCCAGGCCGGCGGCGCGCAGCGCTTCTGCATGGGCGCGGCCTGGCGCAGCCCCAAGCCGCACCACCTGGACGCAGTGGCCGAGATGATCCGCGCGGTAAAGGCGCTGGGCCTGGAAACCTGCGTGACGCTGGGCATGCTGCGCGACGGCCAGGCCGAACAGTTGAAGCAAGCCGGGCTGGACTACTACAACCACAATCTCGATACCTCGCCCGAGTTCTACGGCAGCATCATCTCGACCCGCACCTACCAGGACCGCCTGGACACGCTGGAGCGCGTGCGCGACGCCGGCCTGAACGTGTGCTGCGGCGGCATCGTCGGCATGGGCGAATCGCGGCGCGAACGCGCCGGCCTGATCGCGCAGCTGGCCAGCCTGGACCCCTACCCCGAATCGGTGCCGATCAACAATCTGGTGCAGGTGGAAGGTACGCCGCTGGCCGGCACCGAGGCGCTGGACCCGTTCGAATTCGTGCGCACCATCGCCGTGGCCCGCATCGCCATGCCGCTGGCGCGCGTGCGCCTGTCGGCCGGCCGCGAAACCATGAGCGACACGCTGCAGGCGCTGTGTTTCCTGGCGGGCGCCAATTCGCTGTTCTGCGGCGACGTGCTGCTGACCACCGGCAACCCGCAGGTAGAGGCCGACCAGCGCCTGCTGGCGCGCCTGGGCATGCACGCGGAAGGCGCCCTGCCGCCCCCGCCCGAGGCCGCGCCGACATGGTCCCGCTGA
- a CDS encoding DUF748 domain-containing protein: MAFRMPRLKFTRRFGKILLATVAVILILFGVAAWQVPKVLRSALTDDVAALLGRPVQVGDISFNPFTLTVRAHDLAIEQPGGSAALIDIGQLDVSASWMSLFWFAPVVDSVRVQRPRIALVREDVTRFNFSDIQQKLADMAAAQPQPEQPDDDGGLPRFSLNNLVLEDGGITLDDRVTGRKQQIDEIALGVPFISTFGYATDIDVQPRVHMRINGSPFDLDGVARPFDEVPASTLNLKFSGLELEKWADAWPAQLPIKVERALLDSDLQIVFEQPRDAAPKIRVVGDLGLRQLDLRETSGEALLQWSTLNVRRIALDPIARQLAIGQVELWSPMAQTRRDASQRINWLHVIDRLKALGGGKPADPKAGAKAAAQAGQPKALAVKVADTKADAAKPAEAAPTEAKPAETQAAETQAAAASPAAPSTGAPATEAAPAAEPDGWRVSVDAININDAGLRLRDAPTGLDYSLAGLSATAENVQFPQPPGQPILLWLTMDNPADGGWIRAKGPLRLSPLALDLDLRAGHLALAPFAAAVRSQAPVQLQDGLLGLQAQVKLAEQGGATQVSATGVKVELSQFAARDESVKPAVDLALAQLTLTADRLALDSQPSPFTLQASGIQGDGQLALQGQLTPQPLALQTSVDLQNLDLASLAPYVASSLNATVRAVAVGARGQAAFSAAAGGTPMKARWQGAVDVTGLDLADRVNRDDFLKWKRLGLEGMQVSVDGDKYAANLGDITLDDFYGRILLSAEGRLNVMDLVAEPGQAGGSITQDTQTRGRSARKPDTSGQLPDISVGSVNLKSGRMTFTDRFVKPNYTAELSRIEGGLSAVSSRNPKPAKVKVTGRVYGTAPLSISGTVQPFAEFLSLDLKASAKGVDLPRFTTYSAKYVGYPIKRGKLSLDLEYKLKDRALQASNHVVLNQLTFGDKTDSPDATKLPVMLAVALLKDSRGNIDINLPISGSLDDPQFSVGGIIVRVLVNLVVKAVTSPFSLLASAFGGGEELSYINFEPGSAILAADADERIATLAKALNDRPGLKLDIIGRADPATDTEGLRQAWVDLQIRKAKAADTGSRGKHPDPASVKVSDAERAEYLEEVYDDTDIENKPRNFIGFAKSVPPDQMEAMLRQAAPVDDDDLRRLADARAQAVYEKLQESGPADRIFIVASSLDGAAGEGDAAPARVDFALK; the protein is encoded by the coding sequence ATGGCCTTCAGGATGCCCAGGTTGAAATTTACTCGGCGTTTCGGAAAGATCCTTCTGGCCACGGTGGCTGTCATTCTCATTCTGTTCGGCGTGGCCGCCTGGCAAGTGCCCAAGGTGCTGCGCAGCGCGCTTACCGACGACGTCGCGGCCCTGCTGGGGCGGCCGGTGCAGGTGGGCGACATCAGCTTCAACCCCTTTACGCTCACCGTCCGGGCCCACGATCTTGCCATCGAACAGCCGGGCGGCAGCGCCGCGCTGATTGATATCGGTCAACTGGACGTCAGTGCATCCTGGATGTCGCTGTTCTGGTTCGCCCCGGTGGTCGACTCGGTGCGGGTGCAGCGCCCGCGCATCGCGCTGGTGCGCGAAGACGTCACGCGCTTCAATTTTTCCGATATCCAGCAGAAGCTGGCCGACATGGCCGCCGCGCAGCCGCAGCCCGAACAGCCCGACGACGACGGCGGGCTGCCGCGCTTCTCGCTGAACAACCTGGTGCTGGAAGACGGCGGCATCACCCTGGATGACCGCGTCACCGGCCGCAAGCAGCAGATCGACGAGATCGCGCTGGGGGTGCCGTTCATTTCCACCTTCGGCTACGCCACCGACATCGACGTGCAGCCGCGCGTGCACATGCGCATCAACGGCAGCCCGTTCGACCTGGACGGCGTGGCGCGGCCCTTCGACGAGGTGCCGGCCTCGACGCTGAACCTGAAGTTCAGCGGGCTGGAACTGGAAAAGTGGGCCGATGCCTGGCCCGCGCAACTGCCCATCAAGGTCGAGCGCGCCCTGCTCGATTCCGACCTGCAGATCGTGTTCGAGCAGCCGCGCGACGCCGCGCCCAAGATCCGGGTGGTGGGCGACCTGGGCCTGCGCCAGCTCGACCTGCGCGAAACCTCGGGCGAGGCGCTGCTGCAATGGAGCACCCTTAACGTGCGCCGCATCGCGCTCGACCCGATCGCGCGCCAGCTGGCCATCGGGCAGGTCGAACTGTGGTCGCCCATGGCGCAGACCCGGCGCGATGCCAGCCAGCGCATCAACTGGCTGCATGTCATCGACCGGCTCAAGGCGCTGGGCGGGGGCAAGCCGGCCGATCCGAAGGCCGGGGCCAAGGCGGCGGCGCAAGCGGGCCAGCCAAAGGCCCTCGCGGTCAAGGTAGCTGACACGAAGGCAGACGCGGCGAAGCCCGCCGAGGCCGCGCCCACTGAGGCAAAGCCCGCTGAAACGCAGGCGGCGGAAACGCAGGCGGCGGCCGCCAGCCCCGCCGCCCCGTCAACGGGCGCTCCGGCGACCGAGGCCGCGCCCGCCGCCGAGCCGGACGGCTGGCGCGTATCGGTCGACGCCATCAACATCAATGACGCCGGGCTGCGCCTGCGCGATGCGCCCACCGGGCTCGACTACTCCCTGGCCGGCCTGTCCGCCACCGCGGAAAACGTGCAGTTCCCGCAGCCGCCCGGGCAGCCCATCCTGCTGTGGCTCACCATGGACAACCCGGCCGATGGCGGCTGGATCCGCGCCAAGGGGCCGCTGCGGCTCAGTCCCCTGGCGCTCGACCTGGACCTGCGTGCCGGCCACCTGGCGCTGGCGCCGTTCGCCGCCGCCGTGCGCAGCCAGGCGCCCGTCCAGCTGCAGGATGGCCTGCTGGGCCTGCAGGCACAGGTCAAGCTGGCCGAGCAGGGCGGCGCCACCCAGGTGTCGGCCACCGGGGTCAAGGTCGAACTGTCGCAGTTCGCCGCGCGCGATGAATCCGTCAAGCCGGCCGTGGACCTGGCTCTGGCGCAATTGACGCTGACGGCCGACCGCCTGGCGCTCGACAGCCAGCCTTCGCCTTTTACGCTGCAGGCGTCCGGCATCCAGGGCGACGGCCAGCTGGCTCTGCAAGGCCAGCTGACGCCGCAGCCGCTGGCGCTGCAAACCAGCGTCGATCTGCAGAATCTCGACCTGGCGTCGCTGGCGCCTTATGTGGCGTCCAGCTTGAATGCCACCGTGCGCGCCGTGGCGGTCGGCGCGCGCGGCCAGGCGGCGTTTTCGGCCGCCGCCGGCGGCACGCCCATGAAGGCGCGCTGGCAGGGCGCGGTCGACGTCACCGGCCTGGACCTGGCCGACCGCGTCAACCGCGACGACTTCCTGAAATGGAAGCGCCTGGGCCTGGAGGGCATGCAGGTGTCGGTGGATGGCGACAAATACGCGGCCAACCTGGGCGACATCACGCTCGACGATTTCTACGGCCGCATCCTGCTCAGCGCCGAAGGGCGGCTCAACGTCATGGACCTGGTGGCCGAGCCCGGCCAGGCCGGCGGCTCGATCACGCAAGACACCCAGACCCGCGGCCGGTCGGCGCGCAAGCCCGACACCTCGGGCCAGCTGCCCGATATTTCCGTGGGCAGCGTCAACCTGAAAAGCGGCCGCATGACGTTCACCGACCGCTTCGTCAAGCCGAACTATACGGCCGAGCTGTCGCGCATCGAAGGCGGCCTGTCGGCGGTGTCGTCGCGCAATCCCAAACCCGCCAAGGTCAAGGTCACCGGCCGGGTGTACGGCACGGCGCCGCTGTCCATCAGCGGCACGGTGCAGCCCTTCGCCGAATTCCTGTCGCTGGACCTGAAAGCCTCGGCCAAGGGCGTCGACCTGCCGCGCTTCACCACGTATTCGGCCAAGTACGTCGGCTACCCCATCAAGCGCGGCAAGCTGTCGCTCGACCTGGAATACAAGCTGAAAGACCGGGCCCTGCAGGCCAGCAACCACGTGGTGCTGAACCAGCTCACCTTCGGCGACAAGACCGACAGCCCCGACGCCACCAAGCTGCCGGTGATGCTGGCGGTGGCCCTGCTCAAAGACAGCCGCGGCAACATCGACATCAACCTGCCCATTTCGGGCTCGCTGGACGACCCGCAGTTCTCGGTGGGCGGCATCATCGTGCGCGTGCTGGTCAATCTGGTCGTAAAGGCCGTGACCTCGCCGTTCTCGCTGCTGGCCTCGGCCTTCGGCGGCGGCGAAGAACTGTCGTACATCAACTTCGAGCCTGGCAGCGCCATCCTGGCGGCCGACGCCGACGAGCGCATCGCCACCCTGGCCAAGGCGCTGAACGACCGCCCCGGCCTGAAGCTGGACATCATCGGCCGCGCCGATCCGGCCACCGACACCGAAGGCCTGCGCCAGGCCTGGGTCGACCTGCAGATACGCAAGGCCAAGGCCGCCGATACCGGCAGCCGCGGCAAGCATCCCGATCCGGCCAGCGTCAAGGTGTCGGACGCCGAGCGCGCCGAGTATCTGGAAGAGGTCTACGACGACACCGACATCGAGAACAAGCCGCGCAATTTCATCGGCTTCGCCAAGTCGGTGCCGCCCGACCAGATGGAGGCGATGCTGCGCCAGGCCGCGCCGGTCGACGACGACGACCTGCGGCGGCTGGCCGATGCGCGCGCCCAGGCCGTGTACGAGAAACTGCAGGAAAGCGGCCCGGCCGACCGCATCTTCATCGTGGCTTCCAGCCTGGATGGCGCCGCCGGCGAAGGCGACGCCGCGCCCGCGCGGGTGGATTTCGCCCTGAAGTAA
- a CDS encoding peroxiredoxin, with protein sequence MTIKVGDRVPDGTLTEFFETESGGCSVGPNAFQVADLVKGKTIAVFAVPGAFTPTCSAKHLPGYVEQAQALKSKGVDEIWCVAVNDAFVMGAWGRDQQTAGKVRMLADGSAHWTRALGLELDLDARGMGVRSQRYSALLQDGVVKQLNIEAPGKFEVSDAATMLSQI encoded by the coding sequence ATGACCATCAAAGTCGGCGATCGCGTGCCCGACGGCACCCTGACCGAATTTTTCGAAACCGAAAGCGGCGGCTGCTCGGTGGGGCCCAATGCCTTCCAGGTGGCCGACCTGGTCAAGGGCAAGACCATCGCCGTGTTCGCCGTGCCGGGCGCCTTCACGCCCACCTGCTCGGCCAAGCACCTGCCGGGCTATGTCGAGCAGGCGCAGGCCCTGAAAAGCAAGGGCGTCGACGAAATCTGGTGCGTGGCCGTCAACGACGCCTTCGTCATGGGCGCCTGGGGCCGCGACCAGCAAACCGCCGGCAAGGTGCGCATGCTGGCCGACGGCTCGGCCCACTGGACCCGCGCGCTGGGCCTGGAACTCGACCTCGACGCGCGCGGCATGGGCGTGCGCTCGCAGCGTTATTCGGCCCTGCTGCAGGACGGCGTGGTCAAGCAGCTGAACATCGAGGCGCCCGGCAAGTTCGAAGTCAGCGACGCCGCCACCATGTTGTCGCAGATCTAG
- a CDS encoding MFS transporter, with the protein MLSTISSFSSLYLATLLMLIGTGLFNTYMGLRLTAESVSEIWIGALIAGYYLGLVCGARMGHKLIIRVGHIRAFVACAAISTSMILAQILVDYMPVWLLFRLVAGIVMVTELMVIESWLNEQTENHQRGRVFSVYMVVSGLGTVLGQLALTAYATLDQQPLTLVAACMVLCLVPIAVTARSHPPTPLPAPLDLRFFFQRVPLSMTVLFVAGNLSGAFYGLAPVYAAKFGMTTSQAAVFVAAGVTAGLLSQWPMGWLSDRINRAGLIRFNAFLLVLLPVVMWGWLDLPFWLLVLMSCVFGVLQFTLYPLGAAFANDHVEPERRVGLSAILLMTYGVGACLGPMVAGVLMSAAGPSMYYVFVSVCALILVWQVRPARVTGAHQVDEAPVHFVPLPDNLQSSPAAAALDPRVDPEVDVTMEMASPEPDVVQAPEPAAAASEPASGTDAEPPADGAEPPARTGT; encoded by the coding sequence ATGCTATCCACGATTTCCTCCTTCTCGTCGCTGTACCTGGCGACACTGCTGATGCTGATCGGCACCGGCCTGTTCAATACATACATGGGGCTGCGGCTGACCGCCGAATCGGTCAGCGAGATCTGGATCGGCGCGCTGATCGCCGGTTATTACCTGGGGCTGGTCTGCGGCGCCCGCATGGGCCACAAGCTGATCATCCGCGTCGGTCACATCCGCGCTTTCGTGGCCTGCGCCGCCATTTCCACCAGCATGATCCTGGCCCAGATCCTGGTCGACTACATGCCGGTGTGGCTGCTGTTCCGCCTGGTGGCCGGCATTGTCATGGTGACCGAGCTGATGGTCATCGAAAGCTGGCTGAACGAACAAACCGAAAACCACCAGCGCGGCCGCGTATTCTCGGTGTACATGGTGGTGTCGGGCCTGGGCACGGTGCTGGGCCAGCTGGCGCTGACCGCCTATGCCACGCTCGACCAGCAGCCCCTGACCCTGGTGGCCGCCTGCATGGTGCTGTGCCTGGTGCCCATTGCCGTGACCGCGCGTTCGCACCCGCCCACGCCGCTGCCCGCGCCGCTGGACCTGCGCTTTTTCTTCCAGCGCGTGCCGCTGTCCATGACCGTGCTGTTCGTGGCGGGCAACCTGTCGGGCGCGTTCTACGGCCTGGCGCCGGTGTATGCCGCCAAGTTCGGCATGACGACCTCGCAGGCCGCCGTCTTCGTGGCGGCGGGCGTCACGGCGGGGCTGCTGTCGCAGTGGCCGATGGGCTGGCTGTCCGACCGCATCAACCGGGCCGGCCTGATCCGCTTCAACGCCTTCCTGCTGGTGCTGCTGCCGGTAGTCATGTGGGGCTGGCTCGACCTGCCGTTCTGGCTGCTGGTGCTGATGTCGTGCGTGTTCGGGGTGCTGCAGTTCACCTTGTATCCGCTGGGCGCCGCATTCGCCAACGACCACGTCGAGCCCGAACGGCGCGTGGGGCTCAGCGCCATCCTGCTCATGACCTACGGCGTGGGCGCCTGCCTGGGGCCCATGGTGGCGGGCGTGCTGATGTCCGCCGCCGGCCCCAGCATGTACTACGTGTTCGTGTCGGTGTGCGCGCTGATATTGGTGTGGCAGGTGCGGCCGGCGCGGGTCACGGGCGCGCACCAGGTCGACGAGGCGCCGGTGCATTTCGTGCCGCTGCCCGACAACCTGCAAAGCTCGCCGGCCGCCGCCGCGCTGGATCCGCGCGTCGACCCCGAAGTGGACGTGACCATGGAAATGGCCTCGCCCGAACCCGACGTGGTGCAGGCGCCCGAGCCCGCCGCGGCGGCTTCTGAACCGGCATCCGGGACAGACGCCGAACCGCCCGCCGACGGCGCCGAGCCGCCGGCGCGCACCGGCACTTGA